From one Stegostoma tigrinum isolate sSteTig4 unplaced genomic scaffold, sSteTig4.hap1 scaffold_93, whole genome shotgun sequence genomic stretch:
- the LOC132209431 gene encoding utrophin-like isoform X2: MCSCGLRSCGGHGSGTAVSSPYAAEPTPEERAQRIAKAVHKQSTEVKENWEQLKTRASNWQKQVEEALEKLQELQKALDDLEAHVITAEGVHTDGQPVGDLLIDSLQDHIDKTTGKDYLQNLRLGFERQQPLFWRDNGNCRCWRMRDNTVWNWMKTAGQAAS, encoded by the exons atgtgctcgtgtggtctcaggagttgcggaggtcacggctctgggacagccgtttcatcgccctatgctgcag aacctaccccggaagagagagcccagagaattgccaaagctgtccacaaacagtcaacagaagtgaaggaaaattgggagcaattgaaaacccgtgcgagcaactggcagaaacaggtggaagaggcgttggagaaacttcaagaactgcagaaagcgctggatgatcttgaggctcatgtgataacagctgagggggtccacactgatgggcaacctgtgggtgacctgcttattgactcattgcaggatcacattgataaaaccaca ggtaaggactatctgcaaaatctgagattgggttttgaaagacagcagcctttgttttggagagataatgggaactgcagatgctggagaatgcgagataacaccgtgtggaactggatgaagacagcaggccaagcagcatcttag